One part of the Salmo salar chromosome ssa28, Ssal_v3.1, whole genome shotgun sequence genome encodes these proteins:
- the LOC106589356 gene encoding ubiquitin domain-containing protein 1 isoform X2 codes for MLGQPGAEKCFPGKAAPIGRNEPLKKDKPKWKSDYPMTEGQLRSKRDEFWDTAPAFEGRKEIWDALKAATVALECNDHELAQAIVDGANITLPHGSLTECYDELGSCYQLPVYCLAPPVNLISERSDEDPSDNPEPTAAPKKEFQLKVRLSTGKDLRLSASMADPIGQLKKQLQAQEDIDTAHQRWFFSGKLLTDKTRLQDTKIQKDFVIQVIVNPQAPIN; via the exons ATGCTGGGCCAGCCTGGTGCTGAAAAGTGTTTTCCTGGCAAGGCTGCCCCGATAG GTCGCAATGAGCCCCTCAAGAAGGACAAGCCCAAGTGGAAGAGTGACTACCCCATGACGGAGGGCCAGCTCCGCAGTAAGAGGGATGAATTCTGGGACACGGCCCCAGCTTTCGAGGGACGCAAGGAGATATGGGACGCCCTGAAGGCGGCCACTGTGGCCCTGGAGTGCAACGACCACGAGCTGGCCCAGGCCATAGTGGATGGAGCCAACATCACACTGCCTCACG GGTCCCTGACAGAGTGTTATGACGAGCTAGGTAGCTGCTACCAGCTGCCCGTCTACTGCCTGGCCCCTCCGGTCAACCTGATCTCGGAGCGCAGCGACGAGGACCCCAGTGACAACCCCGAGCCCACCGCTGCCCCCAAGAAGGAGTTCCAGCTCAAGGTGCGCCTTTCCACGGGCAAGGACCTGCGCCTTAGCGCTAGCATGGCCGACCCCATCGGGCAGCTGAAGAAGCAGCTGCAGGCCCAGGAGGACATCGACACAGCCCACCAGCGCTGGTTCTTCTCGGGCAAGCTGCTCACGGACAAGACCCGCCTGCAGGACACCAAGATCCAGAAGGACTTTGTCATCCAGGTCATCGTCAATCCGCAAGCCCCCATTAACTAG